CCTAGGCTGGGCCTGGGAATGTTCTCCAGTTGATAGACTtcactccctttctcctctttcctggcTCAGCGTCCCCTGCATCAGTCCCTGTGTGTACCACTTCAGCCTcccattttctcatctctgagaGGGGGCAGGACTCTATTCTTGAGGGGTCATGAGGCCGGGTGAGGTACCCCCGGCCATCAGACATCAGTAAGGGCGGGCCAAGTGCTATGTTCCACCCTCCCCAGGTGCCCGGAGCAGAACCCAAGCTGACTCAGGTTCCAGTGAGGATGAGGCAGTCAGTGAGGCCCGCAGCACCACCAGTGAATGCCCCAGCCTTCTTAGCACTGCAGCAGAAGACAGCCTTGGTGAGAGTGGATGGGAGTTTGGCAGGGACTCTGGGGATTCCCTGGGGTAAAGCAAGACGCAGGGCTGACCAGCTGGCCTTGCAGGGGGGGATGCCGTGGATGAGCAGGGCCAGCAGGAAGACCTTGAGGAGAAGCTGAAGGAGTATGTGGACTGCCTCACAGACAAGAGGTACCCCTGACTGCCAGCCAACCCCTATACCCCTGTCCCTGCTCAGCCCATGCCAAGTATGACCCAGTAGGGCTGGTGCACAAGGTCccctttcttcattcttcagtGCCAAGACCCGGCAGGGTGCTCTCGAGAGCCTTCGCCTGGCTCTGGCATCCCGCTTACTCCCTGACTTCTTGCTGGAGCGCCGCCTCACACTGGCTGATGCCTTGGAAAAGTGCCTCAAGAAAGGTTGGGCCCCGGGGGCTCACGGGAGACCTGATTGGCTGGGTACTGACCCTTGCTGCATGGGCTGACTGGAAAGCCTTCctacagggaagggggaggaacaGGCCCTGGCCGCTGCCGTGCTAGGCCTGCTCTGTGTGCAGCTGGGCCCTGGACCCAAGGGCGAGGAGCTATTTCACAGCCTACAGCCCCTCCTGGTCTCTGTGCTCAGTGATGGCACAGCTTGTCCTGCTGCTCGGCTTCACGTGAGTGTTCTCTGCTCTGTGACACCCTTCCCTCCCCTAATCCCTAAGGGGAGAGGTAGGTTCCACCTGCTTTCAGGCTCCTTTACTCTGAGGGTGAGCCCTGTGGCTGGGAACCCAGGCTCACTCTCTAATCACAGCGTGGCTTTGCCCTCCTTCCAACAGTGTGCTTCTGCTCTTGGCTTGGGGTGCTATGTGGCTGCTGCCGATGTCCAGGTAAGTGACCTTTGGGCATGGCTAATAGAGTACCTaggccctggctctgcccctgagCCACTCCCACTGCCTCCCTGTGTCCCTAGGACCTGGTCTCTTGCCTCAACTGCTTGGAAGGTGTTTTCAGCCGGTCCTATGGAATGGGTGGCTCCACAGCCCCTGTGGTCCCTGCCAGCCTGCATGGCGTGCTCTGTGCTGCCCTGCAGGCCTGGGCATTGCTACTCACCGTCTGCCCTAGCACCCATATCAGCCACATCCTGGACAGGTAAGAGCAACTGCCTGCTGTGAGTGGAAGGGGAAaggtgagcccccccccccccccccccccagcccacacGTAGCTCAGCCTGCCCCTTCCTCAGGCAGCTGCCCCGGCTGCCCCAGCTCTTGTCCAGCGAAAGTGTGAACCTGCGAATCGCTGCCGGCGAGACCATCGCACTGCTCTTTGAGCTGGCCCGGGACCTTGAGGTGTgagagaggggtgaggggaagggagggggcctGCTGACTCCACCTGCCCATCCTCGGCTGAATGCAGGGGACACCACAGAAAAAGCAGGACAGCCTTAGGTCCTTATGGAGGGGAGGTAGCCCTAACACAGACTGAGATGCCGGGTGCCATGGTGGTGGCAGGGGTGTCTGGCCCAGGCAGGGACCAGGAGGGAATTcaaaggggagaggcagagaagaaaaccaCTTCTTCTGAGATAGGAAGGGTTTGCGCAACCCCAAGTTGAGAGCCAGCAGAGCGCGGGCTTCTGCTCACACGCCCTCTATTGCTCCCACCGCAGGAGGATTTTATCTACGAGGACATGGAGGCCCTCTGCAATGCCCTGCGAACCCTGGCCACCGACAGCAACAAGTACCGTGCCAAGGCTGACCGCCGGCGTCAGCGCTCTACTTTCCGCGCTGTGCTGCACTTTGTTGAGGTGCGTGTGAGAACGTGTGTCCTAGTGAGAGTGCATCCCCAGGCACAGCCACCAAGCCCTGTTCTGCGGGTCCCTCTACTCTGCAGGGCGGTGAGTGTGAGGAAGAGTCGGTCCGCTTCGGGCTTGAGGTGCTCTATGTGGACAGCTGGGCTCGGCGCCGCATCTATGCTGCCTTCAAGGACGTGCTGGGATCAGGCATGCACCACCATCTCCAGGTGGGGAAGTAGACAGAGAGGGGACACCCAGCTTGGCTGTTTTGGACTAGCTTGAGCTCACTGCCCTCTTTGCCCCCAGAACAACGAGCTACTCCGTGATATCTTTGGCATGGGTCCTGTCCTGGTGCTGGATGCCACTGCCCTGAAGGCCTGCAAGATTTCACGTTTTGAGAAGGTTTGCACCCTTGGGCACGTTTATCTTCCCTCCATTCGCAGCACGGCCTGGAGGCCTGGAGCTCTGCAGGGGCTAGAGGAAAAGCCCTGGGCCTCCCCTTCCCTAGCTCACCATATCatcactctctgcccccactccagcACCTATACAACGCCGCTGCCTTCAAAGCCCGGACCAAGGCACGCAGCCGTGTGCGAGACAAGCGGGCAGACATCCTGTGAGGTGGAGCCAGCTGAAGAGGAGACTGTCCACACTCGTGCCTGTGTTTTTAACAGAAGACACTGCAACAACTGGTTGTTCCTGCCAGGAattgtggctttatttttttaatgacaaaaccaaaaacagacagGGGTGGTGGCTGGAGGCCAGGGCACTTGGTATCCTGGCCCCTTGCCTCATCACAGCCCTGtgcttctctctgccctgtctcaGGCCAGGCCAGATGTGTGCTTGTCCCAGGGCTGTggggcaggcaggaggagggatgtgcctttctctcctttctcggCCCCTGCTCCCCTGGGATGACCTACTTCCTTGAGGGGAATGGCATCTGGACAAATGCCACCAAAACCGGTGGGGAGGCCAGGCTACCTGGAATGGATCtatatgctgatttttaaagattattagaGGTAATTAAACTGAATGCTCAGCCATCTGTGGCCCTTAGCTCCTGGGTGTTTCTGCCTGCCCTGCCATTCACCACCACACTGGGTCTCCCCCATCTCCATCTCACCTTTGACCTCCAAGACCAGCTCCTCAGGTGGCCCTCCTCCCCATACTCAGCTCTGCCTGCTTGAGCACTGAGGCTGGACCCCCGCTGGGAGGCCTGGCAAGGTTtgggcagctgggggtggggggcagctatTTCTAGACTCTGAACCTATCTGGAAGCCAGAGGCTGCTGACAGGCCACAGAAGGAGCCAGGAGGCTGGTATCCCTTCCTCTGACCTTGGGCCACCCAAAGCAGGACCTTGGCACCAGAAAACTTGGCTAGGCCTGGCTTGAAGACAGGAGAGGCAGGTAGCTGTGGGGTCAGGTTAGACTCTTGTACAAAAACCTCACCGGGGAAGTAGGGTGGGACAATGGGTCAGGAGAAACCTGCCAATGGCGACTTTATTCCCCACCCACACACGCACCCAAGCCCCAGGTCCAAGTGGTATCTCAGCTGGGTGCTTGGGCCTCACTGGAGTTGAGCCTCCGCAGCTGGCTGAGGCTGGCAAGCCGGAGTCTGAGCAGCGTCTCCTCCTGTGTGCGCAGTGTGTGCGCCAGCATGCGGAGGGATTCACTCTGCAGCACTGTGGACGGGCAGGCGGGAATGGGGGGGTATCAGACCACGTGCCACCCCACAACTCCCCACCTCACTGGCTCGGCCTCTGCAGCTGTTTCCAGCCACGCAGAAA
This DNA window, taken from Neofelis nebulosa isolate mNeoNeb1 chromosome 4, mNeoNeb1.pri, whole genome shotgun sequence, encodes the following:
- the IFRD2 gene encoding interferon-related developmental regulator 2 isoform X2; its protein translation is MPRARKGSAPRKSGQRRGAGARSRTQADSGSSEDEAVSEARSTTSECPSLLSTAAEDSLGGDAVDEQGQQEDLEEKLKEYVDCLTDKSAKTRQGALESLRLALASRLLPDFLLERRLTLADALEKCLKKGKGEEQALAAAVLGLLCVQLGPGPKGEELFHSLQPLLVSVLSDGTACPAARLHCASALGLGCYVAAADVQDLVSCLNCLEGVFSRSYGMGGSTAPVVPASLHGVLCAALQAWALLLTVCPSTHISHILDRRILSTRTWRPSAMPCEPWPPTATSTVPRLTAGVSALLSALCCTLLRAVSVRKSRSASGLRCSMWTAGLGAASMLPSRTCWDQACTTISRTTSYSVISLAWVLSWCWMPLP
- the IFRD2 gene encoding interferon-related developmental regulator 2 isoform X1: MPRARKGSAPRKSGQRRGAGARSRTQADSGSSEDEAVSEARSTTSECPSLLSTAAEDSLGGDAVDEQGQQEDLEEKLKEYVDCLTDKSAKTRQGALESLRLALASRLLPDFLLERRLTLADALEKCLKKGKGEEQALAAAVLGLLCVQLGPGPKGEELFHSLQPLLVSVLSDGTACPAARLHCASALGLGCYVAAADVQDLVSCLNCLEGVFSRSYGMGGSTAPVVPASLHGVLCAALQAWALLLTVCPSTHISHILDRQLPRLPQLLSSESVNLRIAAGETIALLFELARDLEEDFIYEDMEALCNALRTLATDSNKYRAKADRRRQRSTFRAVLHFVEGGECEEESVRFGLEVLYVDSWARRRIYAAFKDVLGSGMHHHLQNNELLRDIFGMGPVLVLDATALKACKISRFEKHLYNAAAFKARTKARSRVRDKRADIL